From the genome of Pirellulales bacterium:
GTTCAACCGGATTGCGCGCTTGGCGGGTTAGGTGCGACGATAAGGCTCGGCCGAAAAACAACTTCTCCACAGATCCTGCTCCGCTTGCGGGAGAGGGCAGGATGAGGAGTTCAGAAAACGGAAGTTGCTTTTCGGCCGAGGTTAACTGGCTCCGCGGCAAGTTAGAGACGCCCGAAGCCGCGGGCGCGAGTCTCTTCCGTTTGAGATGGCGGCGCGCTTGCGATTTCGCGTGTGTGGCCCCGAACTTCGCACAAACCAAACGCTCCTCTCGCGCCTCTAATCTTTCAATTCCTTGTCGAAGAACGCCGAGATGGGATCCATCCAGTCGGGCTTCGACCGCATGCCGACGCCGTGGCCCTTGCCTTCAAACTTGATGAGCGTCACTTCGACGCCGGCTTTCTTCAGCGCGTCGGCCAGTTCTTCGCTCTGCGCAATCGGCACGATGTTGTCGCCTGTCACGTGCTCGATCAAGAATGGCGGGCAATTCTTGTCGACATAGTGCAATGGGCCCGCCGACAGGGCAAGTGCCTTGTGCTCCGCCACCGGGCCGCCGAATAGCTTGCTCAGCGGCGAATTCGGACTGTTGGGATGGAGCCCGTCGTCGGCGGGCATTTGCGATGCGAAGTTAAGAAAATCGGTCGGGCCATACCAGTCGCAAACGGCCTGCACTCGATCCGATTCATTTCGATTTTCGCCGATCGGCGGGAACGCTTTCTTGCCGCCGGCGGTGCCGAGCAACGCCGAAAGATGTCCGCCGGCTGAATCGCCCCACACGCCGATCTTGTCGGGATTGATATTATATTTCTTCGCATTGGCCCGCAGCCAGCGAATTGCCGCCTGGCAATCTTGAATCTGGGCGGGGAAGATTGCCTCCTGGCTGAGCCGATAGTTGAGGCTCGCGGCCGCATAGCCGCGTTTCACTTCCGGCAAGGCCCAGCAACCCTCTTTCGAACCCGCCTGCCAGCCGCCGCCGTGGATGTAGACGACGAGCGGCAGCGGCTTGTCGGCCTTGGCAGGCAGATAGAGATCGAGCGATTGCGATTTTCCACCGTTTGGAACGTATTCGATATTGCGGTGCGCGACGACATCGGACGGCGAACGCGTGTCGTTCTTTGGCGCGTCGGCAGCCAGCGCGGCGCCGCACCATGCGGCAACCATCAGGGCGCAGAGCTTTATGCTTGTGTTCATGGCGGGATTCTTTCGTGCGGAAGGAATTTGGGCGAAGAAGTTCTGTGTAGCCTGGCGACGATCCACACTAGCCCGAAGCGTTAGCGAGGATGTCGCACCAAGACGCGTAAACGGTTTTCCGAGCATTATTGACCAACCAAGCTTCGTCTCCAAACACGAGCCGCTGCTCCTGCAACGCGGAGACCGCCCGTCTGTCATCGATTCGCTTGCTAACGCTTCGGGCTAGTGTATTGATCGGCAAGTTTGAGACAAAGCCTAGGCCCCGCCCTTCTTGACCCGGGCCTTGGGCCGACGATTTTCCTTGATAACCCGCGTTTCCTCCGCCGACATCAGCCGGAAAATCAGGCGATAGGCGCGATGGCCGTCGGCGATTTGTTTCGGGTACAGATCCTGCACTTCGCGGCGCAAGGCGTCGGCGCTTGGAAAGCCGTCGCGGAGAGCGTCTTCGTCCGTCAGATCCGGTAGTGCCACTTCATCGACGGCCGTGATCTCGATATATCCTGCTCCGGGGATGTAGCTCCGCTGGCCGGCCCGCATGCGGCGAAATTTCCAAAGCCGAATCGTTTGCGTTTTCTCGCCCGAACGAATCTGCTCGAGAAACTTTTTTTTGAACAGCAGCATGAGGCGCCCCGGAAAGATGCCGAATGGTTCACGCCGATGCGAGGACGACCAAATTGCCGATCTTGAGTCGACGATGGCCGAAAAATACTTTCCGTTTTTCGAACCCTCTCACCTCGCGCTCTCCCGCAAGGGGAGACGACTCTGTGTCACGAAACACACGAATTCTTTCCTAAGGAGCGACGCAAGCGTCTTTATCGTAGCAGGCACACTCCGTGTGCCGTCGGGCGCACCGCGGCGCATTGCAGGCAGAGCGGCGCAGACGGCGCTCGGAGTGTGCCTGCTACTTTGGTTGCGGCTCCACCGCGCTGTGGAGAAGTTGTTTTTCGGCTGAGCCATACATGGCCGTGGTTACATGATCGAGCGGAAGAAATCGTCCAAGTCGGCGTCGTCCTCGCCGCTGGCTGGCTCCTCGGCAGGTTCGGCGAGCATTTCGTCGCTTTCATCGGCAGGCGGAATCGGCGTTTGCGCCGACGCCGCCGCAGGAGCGCGACCCGAAGCTGAAAATGCCCGGCCTGAAGCCGCGATTTCCTCGTCGTCGGCCATTTCAGCCGGATTCTGGGGCCGGCCGGCTGCGGCTGGCTTCGTGGCCCCGGGCTTGGAAGGCGCCACGTTTGCCCCGGGCTTTGCCGCCGCGGCCGGCTTTACCGGCGCGGCGGGCTTCGCCGGCGCGGCAGTGCCAGCGGCCGGCCCCGGCACGGTTTCCGGCGGCTCGTCGTCAGAAAGGAAATCGAAATCAAGCGTCCGCGTGTCTTGGTGCGATTCCGATTTCTCGGCCGGCGATCCGCCCAGGTTCCATGGCTCGGAATCCTGCTCGCCATCGGCGACTCCCGCCGGCACGGACGACATCGGCACCGTTTCGTCGGCGAGTTTCGTCGGCGCGTCGGATTTCACCTTCTTCGCAGGCGGCGGACGATCGTAATCGTCGCCATAGAGGACGTGAAATTGCGCCGAGCCGACCGTCAATCGGCAACCGCTGGGCAGCGCCATCTCGTCGGCGACGCGCTCGTCGTCGACGAACGTGCCATTGAGCGACGCCATGTCGCGCACCATCAACTGTTCATCCAGCTCGTAAATCTCGCAGTGAACGCGGCTCACCAGCGGGTGCAGCAACTTGAGCTTGGCTTCCTGGCCGCGGCCGATTTTCGTCGGCAGCGCGAGCTTGAATTCTTTGGTCTCGGCATCGGGCGAAATCAAAACCAATTTGGCCTTCATCGAACGCGCCTCAGAATGAACGCACCAAGCTGCAACCCCAGCCCGCGATGGCAAATTTCGCACTGCCACTGAATTCCGCACTGCCAATGGACCGCCCGAACCGCCCAATATAACTGACTATACTGGCCCGAAATGCCGCTGGCAACAAGCGGCGTATGCAACCTCCGCCTTGGGGGCGCGTGTGGATCGCCACAGCCGGCGTTCGGTCGGCGCCGGGGACTTGACGCTGCACGGCTTGACGGTTTAGCCTGACATTTCACAGAACGAGAAGCGGTCGCTAGCAATGCTTCGCCGAGGGCCGTGGGCACGACAATTGCCCTTGCAAGCGGTCGAAGCTGACCTATAATCCGCTTGAATCCCGTTTTGTCGGCCGAGTCGATGACCGTGGCTCGGCGAAAGGGGGAGCATTGGGTTCGTCGTTTGTACTTGGCGAAACCGTCGCGGGTGTAGCTCAGTTGGTAGAGCACGACGTTGCCAACGTCGTTGTCGTGGGTTCGAATCCCATCACCCGCTCTTCTCCTCCTCGAGAGGCGCTGTTGCGGGTCCGACGGCGGCGCCCGGAAAGATTGCAATGCGTACAGAATTGCAACGCCGCCCTGGCTTGAGTGGCCGGTGGTCGCTTGGCTTTGTGGATAGGAGTCTCGCGGTTGCGGCCGTTTGTTGCGGCGCTTTGTCCTTAGCCCATTGATCCAAAGCTGATTGAACGCATGTCGCCATCCGATACCGATCCCGAAGATACCGACGTTGCCGAAGGCGCCGAATCCGAAGCGCCCGAGCGCGAGCCGCTCAATCTCGATGTGAAAATCGATTCGCCGAGCGCTTGCCAGCGGCACATCACGGTCACCATCCCGCGCGACGATATCGAACGCTACTTTGGCAAGGCGTTCGACGAACTGATGCCCTCGGCCACGGTGCCGGGATTCCGCGCAGGGCGGGCGCCGCGCAAGCTCGTCGAGCATCGCTTTCGCAAAGACCTGGCTGAGCAGGTGAAAAGCTCGCTGGTGATGGACAGTCTGTCGCAGATCACCGACGACAACAAGCTTTCGGCGATCAGCGAGCCGGACCTCGATTTGGAAGCGGTCGAAGTGCCCGACGAAGGGCCGATGAGCTACGAATTCAATCTGGAAGTTCGCCCGGAATTCGATTTGCCGCAATGGAAAGGGCTGACGATCCGCCGGCCGGTGCGCGAAACGAGCGATGTGGATGTGCAGCGGCATTTCGTTCGCATGGTGGGCAAGCGAGGCCGGCTGGTGCCGTTCGACGGCCCTGCCGAAGTGGACGACCATATCACGGCCAATGTTACGTTCCTCGACGGCGATCAAGTCGTCTCGGAGCATCCGGAGGAAGTGATCCGGCTCGCGGCGGTGCTCAGCCTGCGCGATGCGCGGATCGAGAATTTCGGGCCGTCGATGGCGGGCGTGCGCGGCGGCGAAACGCGCTCGCTCCCGGTGCAGATTTCCGAGTCGGCCGAGGAATCGGTGCGCGGACTGAAGCTCACCGCGAAATTCGAGGTGCTCGAAGTCAAGAAACTGGAAGTTCCCGAACTGACGCCCGAGCTGCTCGAAGAGCTGGGGGATTTCACGTCGGAGGGAGATTTCCGCGACGCGCTGCGCGACGACTTGGATCGGCAACTCAAGTATCACCAGCAGCAGGAAGCCCGCAAGCAGGTGACATCCCTCTTGACGGCCGCGGCCACGTGGGAGCTTCCGCCGGAGCTGCTCCACCGCCAAAGCCGCCGCGAAA
Proteins encoded in this window:
- a CDS encoding alpha/beta hydrolase; amino-acid sequence: MNTSIKLCALMVAAWCGAALAADAPKNDTRSPSDVVAHRNIEYVPNGGKSQSLDLYLPAKADKPLPLVVYIHGGGWQAGSKEGCWALPEVKRGYAAASLNYRLSQEAIFPAQIQDCQAAIRWLRANAKKYNINPDKIGVWGDSAGGHLSALLGTAGGKKAFPPIGENRNESDRVQAVCDWYGPTDFLNFASQMPADDGLHPNSPNSPLSKLFGGPVAEHKALALSAGPLHYVDKNCPPFLIEHVTGDNIVPIAQSEELADALKKAGVEVTLIKFEGKGHGVGMRSKPDWMDPISAFFDKELKD
- a CDS encoding ASCH domain-containing protein produces the protein MLLFKKKFLEQIRSGEKTQTIRLWKFRRMRAGQRSYIPGAGYIEITAVDEVALPDLTDEDALRDGFPSADALRREVQDLYPKQIADGHRAYRLIFRLMSAEETRVIKENRRPKARVKKGGA
- a CDS encoding FHA domain-containing protein, encoding MKAKLVLISPDAETKEFKLALPTKIGRGQEAKLKLLHPLVSRVHCEIYELDEQLMVRDMASLNGTFVDDERVADEMALPSGCRLTVGSAQFHVLYGDDYDRPPPAKKVKSDAPTKLADETVPMSSVPAGVADGEQDSEPWNLGGSPAEKSESHQDTRTLDFDFLSDDEPPETVPGPAAGTAAPAKPAAPVKPAAAAKPGANVAPSKPGATKPAAAGRPQNPAEMADDEEIAASGRAFSASGRAPAAASAQTPIPPADESDEMLAEPAEEPASGEDDADLDDFFRSIM
- the tig gene encoding trigger factor, yielding MSPSDTDPEDTDVAEGAESEAPEREPLNLDVKIDSPSACQRHITVTIPRDDIERYFGKAFDELMPSATVPGFRAGRAPRKLVEHRFRKDLAEQVKSSLVMDSLSQITDDNKLSAISEPDLDLEAVEVPDEGPMSYEFNLEVRPEFDLPQWKGLTIRRPVRETSDVDVQRHFVRMVGKRGRLVPFDGPAEVDDHITANVTFLDGDQVVSEHPEEVIRLAAVLSLRDARIENFGPSMAGVRGGETRSLPVQISESAEESVRGLKLTAKFEVLEVKKLEVPELTPELLEELGDFTSEGDFRDALRDDLDRQLKYHQQQEARKQVTSLLTAAATWELPPELLHRQSRREMERTKLELRRSGFSDEQIQEQENQIRQNVLASTARLLKEHFILERIAEEEKIGDQPTDYDDEISLIAGQSGESERRVRAHLEQRDLMDVLRNQIIERKVIELVLSQATFEDVPFAPKGEDVEALDWSAGREVDEAEEEIPEAKHGGQAEPLPGAEHRG